From the genome of Desulfovibrio sp. JY:
AGGGCAAGGAGGATAAGCACAAGCGGGAATGCTGGGCGCATGATCGGGCCTTTCCCCTACGCGTGGTTGCGCAGTTTGAGCTCCACGGGATGCGGATGCAGGTAATACTGGTCTTTGAGATAGGCCACGTCGTACTTGCGGGTGTAGTGGGCGAGCAGGGTGACGGGCACAATGAGCGGTAAAAGCCCGGTGCGGTACTGGGTGATAAGCTCGTGGAGTTCGGCCTTTTCATCGGCACTGAGCAGTTTTTTGAAATAGCCCGCGATATGCTCAAGCACGTTGGCGTGTTTGGCCGGGGTGGCGGTCAGGGCCAGGGCCCGCATGAGCACGGTCTCGTAGGACACGGGCAAGGCGTCGGCGGGCCAGTTCCTGGCTTCGGCCGTAAGCCGCCCCAACTGGCGGGTCATCTCCGGGCTGTGGGACATGAGCAGCAGTTTGTGGCGGGCGGTAAAGGCGACCAGCCGGGCGGGCAGGCTCGTCACCCCGTCCCCGGCCAGGGCTTTTCGCCAGCGGCTCAAGGTGAAAATGCGCTCGATGAAGTTTTCCCGGAGTTTCTCGTCATGCAGGCGTCCTTCGTCCTCGGCCGGGATCAGGGGAAAGCGGTCCATGAAGGCCCGGGCGAAAAGGCCCACGCCCTTGGGCACGGGGACCCCCTGGTCGTTATACACCTTGACCCGGGCGTAGCCGCTGGACGGGGACTTGGCTTTGAAAATATAGCCGCACAGGTTTTCCTTGGCCAGTTCTTCCACGCGCCGGGCGGCAAAGGCGCGCATGGCCTCCGTCAGGTCCAGGCCGGTTTTGATGGTGACCAGCCTTGGCGCGGCCGGATCGCCGACAAGGCGCATGGGTTCGCGCGGCACGGGCAGGCCGCATTCCACTTCCGGGCAGACGGGCACGAATTCGAAAAAACGGCCCAGCGTCTCGACGACGTAGGCGTCGCGCTTGTGGCCTCCGTCGTAGCGCACGGGCTGGCCAAGCAGGCAGGCGCTGACGCCGACGCGGATCGTTTCGGGCATGGGATTGGCCTCGACGGTGTTTTTCCCGGC
Proteins encoded in this window:
- a CDS encoding DUF523 and DUF1722 domain-containing protein; its protein translation is MPETIRVGVSACLLGQPVRYDGGHKRDAYVVETLGRFFEFVPVCPEVECGLPVPREPMRLVGDPAAPRLVTIKTGLDLTEAMRAFAARRVEELAKENLCGYIFKAKSPSSGYARVKVYNDQGVPVPKGVGLFARAFMDRFPLIPAEDEGRLHDEKLRENFIERIFTLSRWRKALAGDGVTSLPARLVAFTARHKLLLMSHSPEMTRQLGRLTAEARNWPADALPVSYETVLMRALALTATPAKHANVLEHIAGYFKKLLSADEKAELHELITQYRTGLLPLIVPVTLLAHYTRKYDVAYLKDQYYLHPHPVELKLRNHA